The following is a genomic window from Bacteroidia bacterium.
CGACCACAAAGATACCTATGTCATAGGAAGCTGTAAAACGGTTTCGATCCGCGACTTTGAAACGATGAATTTGAAATATTACCCTAACCCGGTTACCGATATTTTGAATATTGAATTGCCTAATGGCGTAAATGAAATCTCCGTTCATGACCTTACAGGCCGGTTGATTTATACCACCACCGTTGCCGAAAATCATTTTAAATACGATATGCGGGAATGTGCCTCTTCTGTTTATTTTATTACGGTGATTAATGATCACAAAAAAGCAGTGTTGAAAGTGGTGAAGTAATTGGACCCCGATTTTACCAGCTATAAAATTTTCCATTTTCACGCTATCTTTGCGTCATGAAAAAGAAGGTCGAAATTTTAGCTCCTGCTAAGAACCTTTACCAGGGTATGGCAGCGATCAATGCCGGTGCTGATGCCGTTTATATCGGTGCGCCTCAATTCGGTGCCCGCACCAATGCCGCCAATTCGGTAGAGGACATTGCCGAATTGGTCCGGTACGCACACCTATTCAAGGCTCAGGTCTTTGTGGTGCTGAATACCATTCTTTATCAGAATGAACTCGAAATCTGTGAAAAACTCATTCACGAGTTATACGACATTGGTGTGGATGCACTTATCGTGCAGGACATGGGCATTCTGGAAATGAACCTGCCGCCTATCGTCATTCATGCGAGTACGCAGGCCAACAATCGCGATCCTAAGCACATCAAATTCCTCCACGACGCTGGAATGAAACGAGTAGTGCTGGCGCGGGAGCTAAACCTCGATCAGATCAGGGAAATCCGCGAAGCGACCGATGTGGAGTTGGAGTTTTTTGTTTCAGGCGCGCTCTGTGTTTCGTTTAGCGGCAATTGTTATATGAGTGTGGCAAATGGCGAACGCAGTGCCAACCGGGGTTCCTGCGCACAAAATTGCCGGCTGCCCTACAACCTGATCGATGGCACGGGAAAAACCCTGTTGACAGAAACGCATTTGCTCTCGATCAAGGATTTGAATCTGAGCGACCGGCTGCCGGAGTTGATTGAAGCGGGGGTAACTTCTTTCAAAATAGAAGGGAGATTGAAAGACATCGTCTATGTCAAAAACAATGTCTCTTACCTGAGAAAGCGGCTGGATACTTTTCTCGCAGGTAGCGATACCTATGAAAAAGCCTCTTCCGGGCGCACTTTTTACAATTTCGATGCAGAAATGGACAAAAGTTTTAACCGGGGCTATACCGACTATTTTGTCAATAAAAGGGTGAAAAAAATTGGCTCCTGGGAAACCCCCAAATCACAGGGCCAGTTTATCGGCAAACTGCTGGAAGTAAAAGCCAATGGCTATGTCATTGAAAATCAGGAATTGTTGAATAATGGCGACGGGCTCTACTTTGTAAATGAAGAAGGAAAGGCTGATGGCGATCGCGTCAATGTCATTGCGAATGGCCTGGTCATTCCCAACACATTCCGGCCACTTCCTGTGGGAACTTTGATTTACCGAAACGCTGATGCAGCTTTTAATAAGCTCGTAGAAAGAGAAGACAGCGCCATTCGCAAAATCGGCGTAGCCCTGAACTTCTCAGAAAGCGCCACTGGTTTTATCCTGACAGCCACAGATGAAGACGGTCATGTGAGCACAGCGGCCCTCGAAGGGGAAAAAGATCTGACCAAAAACGGAGAATCCATTATCCCCAATATCAAAAAGAACCTTTCCAAAGCAGGGAATACGCCTTTTATTGTCGATGATATTCAAATCCATTTTTCCAACAATTGGTTTCTGCCCATTTCCAAAATCAACGATATCAGGCGGACGGTATTGGAGCAATTGGTGGACATCAGGATCAAAGAATACCATCGGGAAGAATTTCAAATCACGAAAACAGACCACCCCTACCCCATTTCCGAGCTGGACTTCACCCACAACGTATCAAACAAACTGGCGCGGCAATTTTACGAAAGACATGGCGTCACCCAGATTGAGAAAGCCTTTGAATTGCAATGGGACCCAGGCAAGTCGCGGGTGATGACAACCAAGTACTGCGTCAAATATGAGTTGGGCAAATGCCCGCGTTTTCAACGGGCCACCATGGGCGAGAAGGTCGTGGAGCCATTGGTGCTCAAGCATGGAGAAGTGGAGTACAAGCTGAAGTTTAACTGCAAGCCCTGTGAGATGGAGATTTGGGAGAAAGATGCAGAGTTTGAGATTGAGGAGGAAGGGATTTGGGATTGAGACAAGCAGTGAAAAGATGGATAGACCTTTTATTCAAAGGATTCGTATTTATCCCATAAAATCTCTTGATCCCGTGGAGGTGCAGCAAGCAGAGGTTGGGATTCATTCACTAAAATATGATCGAAGCTTTGCCCTTTTAGGTGAAGATGGCCGCTTTATCAATGGTAAACGAACAGGCCTGGTCAATCAGCTCAAGGCCTCCTACGATTTGGAAAATCAATTTGTTTTTCTATCCAGAAGGGGGGAAGAGACTGTCCATAAATTCGAATTAAAGCCAGAAAATTCGGAACTCGTCGGGTATTTGGAAGATTTTTTTGGAATAAAACTAGTTTTGTTGCAAAACTCCAATGGGAAACTAATGGATATACCCACACAAAGTAGTGTAACTGTAATCAGCACCGCTACTTTACAATCTCTACAAAATGATCTGAAAGATCATACGCTTGAAGACCTTAGGCTGAGATTCAGGGCCAATATTGAAATTGAAGGGGTTGAGGCTTTTTGGGAGGAAAAACTATTTCAAGTGCCGGGGGTTGGGGTGCGATTCACAGTGGGTGAAGTTGAAATGATCGGGGTGAGTCCAAGAGCCCGTTGCAATGTTCCGCCTCGTAACCCGATGAATGGAGAAACTGATAAGTCTTTTATAAAAAAGATGATGCGAAGCAGGCTAAGTTCCTTGCCAAAGGACAGCACGTTGCTGCATTATGGCAATACCTATCAATTGACCGTCAATACTTACCTGAGTCCGGATCAAAAAGGAAAAATCATGAAGGTTGGCGATCCCGTTGAAATCAAAGAAACTGTGACTTTCAAATAGATTGTTTTGACCAATGTGATACTCATCACTGAAATCGACTTTGACCGTATCATACCTTTGGGTAGATTTTGGAAAAAGCATTAATGGAAATCAGCAAATTTATTCCCAACATTCCCTGGATCAGGCAGTACCGCAGAGAAAATCTCCCTGGAGATTTTGGTGCTGGGCTGACTGTAGCCGCCATGCTAATCCCTCAGGGAATGGCTTACGCCATGATCGCCGGCCTTCCTCCGGTTACAGGATTGTATGCTGCGGCTATTCCGGCTATTCTTTACAGTATCTTTGGCACTTCCCGCCAACTCTCAGTAGGGCCGGTAGCCATGGAATCACTGCTCGTAGCCGCAGGCATCGGGGCAATAGCCGAACCGGGGAGCATCAACTATATTACCCTCGCATTTACCCTCGCTTTTATGGTCGGGGCTATGCAGTTACTATTTGGCTTATTGCGGCTGGGTTTTATCGTCAATTTCCTGTCCAACCCTGTCATCAGTGGTTTTACTTCTGCTGCAGCCCTGATTATAGTGGGAAACCAATTTAAATACCTGCTGGGGGTCAATATCGGGCGGAGCCAGTATTTCTTCAATATCATTATCGATACGGTAGCCAATATCAACCAGACGCATCTGCTTACCCTGGGAATGGGAACTTTAGGAATTGTGCTCATAAAGCTGGGGAAAAAATATTTTCCCTCCATGCCAGGCTCTCTCACACTGGTAATCATAGGTACACTTGCCTCATGGGGGCTGGGACTCAATCAGGCAGGAGTGAAAATATTAGGAGATATCCCCAGCGGTTTGCCGGCATTTACCCTGCCTGCACTTACACCTAAAAATATCGGAGACCTTTTCCCCATAGCACTTGCACTGGTTCTTATCGGTTTTACCGAAACGATTGCCATCGGTAAGGCCATTGCAGCCAAACATACCGGGCAGCGAATTATCCCCAACCGGGAACTGATCGCCCTTGGAATGGCCAATTTGGGAAGTGGGGTTTTTCAAGGTTATCCGGTAACAGGCGGACTTGCGCGTTCGGCAGTCAACGATCAGGCCGGGGCAAAAACGAATCTCGCTTCGATCATCAGTGCGGTGGTAGTAATGATTACCCTGATGTTTTTTACGCCTGCATTTTATTACCTCCCGTTGGTTGTTCTTGCATCCATCATTATGGTAGCTGCATTGGGTCTGGTAAATATAAAAGAAGCGCGGACACTCTGGAATGCCAATCGCACAGACTTCTGGATGCTGGCGGCAACGTTTTTTGCCACGCTTTTTTTGGGTATACAGACAGGGATTATTTCTGGGGTAGTATTGTCTTTGGTAGTGGTCATTTACCGCACTTCAAGGCCTCATACAGCTGTATTGGCCAAAGTACCCGGCAGTACACATTACAGGAATGAAAAGCGGTTTACGAATCTGGAAGTGCGAAAAGATTTACTCATATACCGATTTGATGCACAGATCTACTTTGCCAATATCGAATACTTCAGAGAAAATCTCAACGACTGTGTTGAGGAGCGGGGAGAAGAACTTCGGGCGATTATTATTCATGCAGAGAGTATCAACTACATCGACAGCAGCGGGATACGAGGCCTAACAGAGATTATCGAAAACTATCACCGCATAGGCCTTAAAATCTACTTCGCAGCAGTAAAAGGCCCGGTGAGGGATGCCTTCTTCCGGGCAGGGCTGATTGAAAAAATAGGAAAAGAAAACTGCTTTATGGATGTGCAGGAAGCAGTGGATTTCCATGACGGAATTGACAAAACAAACTATAATTCGAAGTTTAAACCATATACACTTCAATCTAATTAATCAATTATTTAATCATTAAAACAATGGAAAAAGCAACTGTTATCGACGTTCGTGAACCCTGGGAGTTTATGCTTGGACATGTAGAAAACTCAGTGAATATCCCTATGGGAAAAATCGCTCAGAAAGTGGACGAGATTAAAAAAATGCAGGAGCCGTTGATTTTTTGCTGTGCTTCAGGAAACAGAAGCGGACAGGTAGTAAGCTGGCTCAAAGAGCAGGGTTTGAAAAATATTACCAACGGCGGTTCATGGAGAAGTGTAAAATAACTCCGCAACTTCGTATATTTGCAAAATTTCCCTGTAACAACAACCCCTAAACGTGCCCGTGGCAAGCCAAATATTAATATCATGAAAGTAGAACAGATTTATACAGGATGTCTCGCTGAGGCCGCTTACTATATTGAAAGTGAAGGCGAAGCTGTGATCATTGATCCGCTCCGCGAGACACAGCCATATATCAGAAAACTCAACGCCGAAGGCGTAACCCTGAAATATATCTTCGAAACGCATTTCCATGCGGACTTTGTTTCCGGTCATGTTGACCTTGCAAAGGCAACCGGTGCGGAGATTGTGTTTGGTCCCACTGCCAGAACCAATTTTCCAATCATTGAAGCTACTGATGGACAAGAGCTAAAAGTCGGAAAAGTTACGTTTAAAGTCCTCCATACCCCCGGCCATACACCTGAAAGTGCCACCTATCTCTTGTACGATGAATCAGGAAAAGAACATTCGATATTCACCGGTGACACCTTGTTTATCGGCGATGTCGGAAGACCTGACCTCGCACAGAAATCCGGGGAAATCACCAAAGAAGACCTTGCCGGCTGGTTATTTGACAGCCTCCGCAACAAAATCATGGTTTTGCCTGATGAGGTGATTGTATACCCTGCCCACGGCGCGGGTTCTGCCTGCGGCAAAAATATGTCCAGCGAAACCTGGGATACCCTCGGCAACCAGAAACGCACCAACTACGCCCTCCGCGCAGATATGACCCGTGAGGAGTTTATCGTCGAAGTAAGTTCAGGCCTTCTGCCTCCGCCGCAGTATTTCGCCAAAAATGCCCGCCTCAATAAAGATGGCTACGGCAGCTTTGACGATGTACTCGCCAAAGGCGCAATCCCGCTTTCGCCTGCACACTTTGAAGAAATCGCCGAAAATATGGGTGCGTTGGTTCTGGACACCCGCAATAAAAGTGATTTTGCTGCGGCACACATCCCCAACTCGATATTCATAGGGCTGGATGGAAGTTTTGCTCCCTGGGTAGGTGCACTCATCCCCGACCTCAATCAGCCGATTCTGCTTGTTACTACCGAAGGCAGAGAGGAAGAAACCGTTACCCGCCTGGCCCGCGTAGGCTACGACAATACCCTGGGGTATCTCGAAGGTGGATTGGAAACCTGGGTAAGAGCAGGTAAAGAGGTCGATCAGGTAAAAGGAATGCCGGCAGAGAAGGTGGCAGAAATGTTTGTTCACGGTGAAGTAGATACCCTGTTTGACGTGCGCAAACCTTCCGAATTCCTGTCTCAGCATGTAGATGGTGCAGAAAATCTCCCATTGGACTTTATCAACCAGAATATGCACCGCATCGAAAAAGGAAAAACGCTTTTCCTCCACTGCAAAAGCGGTTATCGCTCCATGATTGCAGCGTCTATCCTCAAAGCCAGAGGCATCGCCAGCATTGTTGACGTCGAAGGCGGATGGGATGCTTTGCTCAAAACATCAATTCCCACCACCGACTATATCTGCCCCACCGAACTTCCCCAGGAAGTCATCGACCGGCAGGTAGAAGAAGTAGTGGGAGGATAAGATATCTTCTTTTTTAAGTATATTGGGGACAAGGGTTACGGCACCTGGTGTAGTAGCCCTTGTTTTTTTCAAAAAAAAATACGCTACCCCAAACAGGATAGCGTATTTTGATTTTTATGAACAGGACTCGCCCTATTCCTTCATCAACTTGATCAATCGAACCTGACTGCCGCTGAGTACCCGTAGAAAATAGATTCCCTGCGTTTGGCCAGTGAGACTAAAGCCTGTGGTGGTTTCTGCTGAATATTTTTCCACCTCAAACTTCACGATCTCTCTTCCGGTCATATCCACCACCACACAATCAAATGTCCCTGTTTTTCCTCCGGCCAGTTCAAGGTAAAATAAGTCCTGACCTGGATTCGGATAAACGGAAATTTGCGTTCCACCCAAATCATCTTCCAGCCCTACGGTAGTAACATCAATCGTCTGGAATGTGGTATCCGGGCCGCAATCGTTCCACGCCACCAGCATGACCTGGTAGGAGTTGTTGAGGGTATATAAATGCTGCGGATCGGCCAGCGTACTGGTAACGCCGTCGCCAAAATCCCAAAACCAGCTATTTCCGTTTACAGTGGTATTGGTAAATTTATATACCGCTCCTACAGTCGTATAGGTAAAGTCGGGGTCGGGCAGCGGGCTTACCACCAGTGCTTGTGAAGAAATGGTCGTGCCACTGGCATCGCCTACGCTCAGGGATACAATCTGGGTGCCGGGAGCATTGAAGACCACGGCATGTGGCCCGGCAGTACCTGCTGAGGAGGGCGTTGCATCAGGTCCAAAATTCCAGTTGTAGCTGATATTGGTTCCTCCTGTCGTCTGATCGGCAAAAATAATGGTTTCTCCTTCGCAAATAGCTTCGGGCGTAAGGGAGAAAGCTGCGTTGGGCCCCGGATCCCCGGTCTCAATCACCTGGATATTGTCAAGTGAAATATTGTTATTGTTGCCAGAACCATTTACGCTGCGGAATAAAAGTGTAATCACGCTTCCATTATAAGGACTGAGATCAACGGTGTCTCGCCGCCAGTCTGAGCCCTGGGCAGGGAAAAACGGGTCGTCAGTAGGAGGAGCAGTTGCCAGTATCTGGCCTGGTTTCGAATAAATGGTTGTGGTGAAATTTTCAGCGCAGTTTTGCGCAACAGATACCTGTAACTGGTCGTTAGAAAATTCATTAAACTGGGCATAAGCCACATCAAAAACCAGTATAGGCTGATCTGCCACAGATAGATCCACTTTCCAGCTTATCAGGTTATCAGGATCCCCGACGATTGAATTGTTGAAATGATCGATATACACCGCCCGGGAAGGGTTACCGTCTATTCCGATGACTGTCAGTGTATCCCAGGTGGTACCGCCGTTTGGGTTTAAAACCCACCAGTTCTGAGGCGGGAAATCGCCTCCTTCAAATGTTTCAACAAGGTCAGGAACCAGGCCCTCGGTAATTGTAATATAATCAGTTTTAACCTGCATGGCACTGCCATTGGGATTGGTCGCCGTAAGGCTTACTTCATACACTCCTGCTGCTGAAAACTGCACGACAGGGTTCCGTGAAGTCTGGTTGGTTCCGCCAATATATGTAACTGCATTAGGGGTGAAAGACCATGCCCATGACTGCGGATTGTTTGCAGACATATCAGTAAGCTGAACAGACTGTCCCGGGCAGGTGTATTTTACGGAGGCGTCAAAATCTGCCAGCGGAGGCCCTGCGAGGTCATAAACCGCTATATCGTCAATCGCTATATCGCTTTGAAATCCGGTTCCGGTAATACCCCTGATTCTGATGTTGACCGTCAGACCGGAAAAGGGCATGAGGTTTACTTTGACATTTTGCCATGTGTTACCCTTATTGCCAGCTATGGGTGGTATATAATCATTTATCCATGCATTCCCGATAAGTAAATCCACATGTAACTCGCCCATATTATTACCAAACATGTGATACCAGAACGAAAATTCACCTGCGGTTACTCCGGTCAGGTCAATACAGGGACTCAGCAAAATCGCCTCCTGCAGATTACATGCCCCCGAGGATTCGAGATAAAGATATTTTCCAGATGCTGTTCCTGGTTTATGGTCTGCGGTGGGGCCGGTACTACCTGTTGGGGTGGTGCCATTATTTACCCTCCAGTCTATATCATCTTCCGTACCATTGGCTGCATTTAACCATCCGTTGGACAGGCTGCACACTTCTTCCCCGCAATTAGGGGTAGTAGCACAGTTTTGTAAAGTTTCAAAATCTTCCTGATAGGGAAGGCTTACGAGATTACCGGGCAGTACATTTACCAACTGAACCGTAGTGTCATTATAATGAACAGAATCCGCAGCGTATTCAGTCCAGATCGTCAAAGGTTGAATGCCCGGTTGTGATAACGTGAGAAGCGTAGGAAATGTGAATAATATAGTTCCGTTTGGAGCAATCGTTCCTGAATAGGTTCCGGAAACAGGAGGATTGTTTCCCAATTGATAAAACACCGGAATATTGGCGATTCCGTTATTACCTTCGTTTTTCAAAACCACCTTCACCGGAATCGAATATGCCCGGCAATCCAGAAAAGGGCCTTCAACTCCCGAACTGCCTTCCACAAGCCCCACGTCATTGCTGATGGGGCAGTTTTGCCTGATTCCACTCTCCCTGAGTATGGCAACAGACCTTCTTCCTTTTTCTCCATTGGCACCTCTGGCGCGCACGGCAATCCAGTGCAATTCCTGAATCGGTACAAAATAGGTAAATGAAGGATTGGGAGTTGCAGCAATGGTCGTCAGCGAATCCATGTATTGGGGGCCCAGCAAAAAAATATCGTAAGCAACCGCACCGGAAATCGCCGGCCAGCTAATCGTAAAATTACTGGGGCAGGAGGAGGAAAGTTGAATAACGGGTACGCCGATAATAGAAAA
Proteins encoded in this region:
- a CDS encoding rhodanese-like domain-containing protein; the protein is MEKATVIDVREPWEFMLGHVENSVNIPMGKIAQKVDEIKKMQEPLIFCCASGNRSGQVVSWLKEQGLKNITNGGSWRSVK
- a CDS encoding rhodanese-like domain-containing protein — encoded protein: MKVEQIYTGCLAEAAYYIESEGEAVIIDPLRETQPYIRKLNAEGVTLKYIFETHFHADFVSGHVDLAKATGAEIVFGPTARTNFPIIEATDGQELKVGKVTFKVLHTPGHTPESATYLLYDESGKEHSIFTGDTLFIGDVGRPDLAQKSGEITKEDLAGWLFDSLRNKIMVLPDEVIVYPAHGAGSACGKNMSSETWDTLGNQKRTNYALRADMTREEFIVEVSSGLLPPPQYFAKNARLNKDGYGSFDDVLAKGAIPLSPAHFEEIAENMGALVLDTRNKSDFAAAHIPNSIFIGLDGSFAPWVGALIPDLNQPILLVTTEGREEETVTRLARVGYDNTLGYLEGGLETWVRAGKEVDQVKGMPAEKVAEMFVHGEVDTLFDVRKPSEFLSQHVDGAENLPLDFINQNMHRIEKGKTLFLHCKSGYRSMIAASILKARGIASIVDVEGGWDALLKTSIPTTDYICPTELPQEVIDRQVEEVVGG
- a CDS encoding U32 family peptidase, yielding MKKKVEILAPAKNLYQGMAAINAGADAVYIGAPQFGARTNAANSVEDIAELVRYAHLFKAQVFVVLNTILYQNELEICEKLIHELYDIGVDALIVQDMGILEMNLPPIVIHASTQANNRDPKHIKFLHDAGMKRVVLARELNLDQIREIREATDVELEFFVSGALCVSFSGNCYMSVANGERSANRGSCAQNCRLPYNLIDGTGKTLLTETHLLSIKDLNLSDRLPELIEAGVTSFKIEGRLKDIVYVKNNVSYLRKRLDTFLAGSDTYEKASSGRTFYNFDAEMDKSFNRGYTDYFVNKRVKKIGSWETPKSQGQFIGKLLEVKANGYVIENQELLNNGDGLYFVNEEGKADGDRVNVIANGLVIPNTFRPLPVGTLIYRNADAAFNKLVEREDSAIRKIGVALNFSESATGFILTATDEDGHVSTAALEGEKDLTKNGESIIPNIKKNLSKAGNTPFIVDDIQIHFSNNWFLPISKINDIRRTVLEQLVDIRIKEYHREEFQITKTDHPYPISELDFTHNVSNKLARQFYERHGVTQIEKAFELQWDPGKSRVMTTKYCVKYELGKCPRFQRATMGEKVVEPLVLKHGEVEYKLKFNCKPCEMEIWEKDAEFEIEEEGIWD
- a CDS encoding S8 family serine peptidase, with protein sequence MKKLYVLLMLCILMPFSQMVAQDSRYEVLLKSGKELFPENLAAFLQNPDIRPDEVAENQFFRFVQFFNIPDQADKERFLATGVRIVGYVPRYTFLVAFPSGYNTDQLQNFAIRSVMPVLPRHKINPVLDNQSVPDYALRGNRVELVVEHYPQISRQTVVRGLLKAGVEIAEENNNSNLLTILALPEDIYKIAALSCVSYIELISPPPVAEDTRGKSLHRANVLNSEFSAGRHYDGAGVNILCRDDGIVGPHIDFKGRIDNSLTNNANGTHGDGVSGIMAGAGNLDPNIQGMAPGAFLYVTDYVQNFLDTTLGLHIYHDVMVTNSSYSNGCNAGYTTITRTVDQQSFDYPSLLHVFSAGNSNNSDCGYGAGNQWGNITGGHKQGKNVIATANLLSNDVLVNSSSRGPAHDGRIKPDISANGNGQQSTSPDNEYITFSGTSAAAPGIAGVSAQLYQAYKSLHGGQNPEGSLVKAAMLNTADDIGNTGPDFQFGWGRINARRAVEVFEKNTFFSATITQSGNNTHTISVPANTRELRIMTYWMDPPAAVQAGIALVNDLNMQVTAPDNGIHNPWILDPTPNPVNLNALATTGIDNLNNVEQVLLLNPLAGNYTVNINGFSVPQGPQKYYIVYTFVADEIVVTYPYGGEGVAPGEPVRIRWDAPGFTPGDGTFTIEYTLDNGLSLNPIASNVGSNVRYYDWGVPANISGNARVRVSRGANSDESDADFSIIGVPVIQLSSSCPSNFTISWPAISGAVAYDIFLLGPQYMDSLTTIAATPNPSFTYFVPIQELHWIAVRARGANGEKGRRSVAILRESGIRQNCPISNDVGLVEGSSGVEGPFLDCRAYSIPVKVVLKNEGNNGIANIPVFYQLGNNPPVSGTYSGTIAPNGTILFTFPTLLTLSQPGIQPLTIWTEYAADSVHYNDTTVQLVNVLPGNLVSLPYQEDFETLQNCATTPNCGEEVCSLSNGWLNAANGTEDDIDWRVNNGTTPTGSTGPTADHKPGTASGKYLYLESSGACNLQEAILLSPCIDLTGVTAGEFSFWYHMFGNNMGELHVDLLIGNAWINDYIPPIAGNKGNTWQNVKVNLMPFSGLTVNIRIRGITGTGFQSDIAIDDIAVYDLAGPPLADFDASVKYTCPGQSVQLTDMSANNPQSWAWSFTPNAVTYIGGTNQTSRNPVVQFSAAGVYEVSLTATNPNGSAMQVKTDYITITEGLVPDLVETFEGGDFPPQNWWVLNPNGGTTWDTLTVIGIDGNPSRAVYIDHFNNSIVGDPDNLISWKVDLSVADQPILVFDVAYAQFNEFSNDQLQVSVAQNCAENFTTTIYSKPGQILATAPPTDDPFFPAQGSDWRRDTVDLSPYNGSVITLLFRSVNGSGNNNNISLDNIQVIETGDPGPNAAFSLTPEAICEGETIIFADQTTGGTNISYNWNFGPDATPSSAGTAGPHAVVFNAPGTQIVSLSVGDASGTTISSQALVVSPLPDPDFTYTTVGAVYKFTNTTVNGNSWFWDFGDGVTSTLADPQHLYTLNNSYQVMLVAWNDCGPDTTFQTIDVTTVGLEDDLGGTQISVYPNPGQDLFYLELAGGKTGTFDCVVVDMTGREIVKFEVEKYSAETTTGFSLTGQTQGIYFLRVLSGSQVRLIKLMKE
- the sulP gene encoding sulfate permease; amino-acid sequence: MEISKFIPNIPWIRQYRRENLPGDFGAGLTVAAMLIPQGMAYAMIAGLPPVTGLYAAAIPAILYSIFGTSRQLSVGPVAMESLLVAAGIGAIAEPGSINYITLAFTLAFMVGAMQLLFGLLRLGFIVNFLSNPVISGFTSAAALIIVGNQFKYLLGVNIGRSQYFFNIIIDTVANINQTHLLTLGMGTLGIVLIKLGKKYFPSMPGSLTLVIIGTLASWGLGLNQAGVKILGDIPSGLPAFTLPALTPKNIGDLFPIALALVLIGFTETIAIGKAIAAKHTGQRIIPNRELIALGMANLGSGVFQGYPVTGGLARSAVNDQAGAKTNLASIISAVVVMITLMFFTPAFYYLPLVVLASIIMVAALGLVNIKEARTLWNANRTDFWMLAATFFATLFLGIQTGIISGVVLSLVVVIYRTSRPHTAVLAKVPGSTHYRNEKRFTNLEVRKDLLIYRFDAQIYFANIEYFRENLNDCVEERGEELRAIIIHAESINYIDSSGIRGLTEIIENYHRIGLKIYFAAVKGPVRDAFFRAGLIEKIGKENCFMDVQEAVDFHDGIDKTNYNSKFKPYTLQSN
- a CDS encoding MOSC N-terminal beta barrel domain-containing protein; its protein translation is MQSLRLRRKGFGIETSSEKMDRPFIQRIRIYPIKSLDPVEVQQAEVGIHSLKYDRSFALLGEDGRFINGKRTGLVNQLKASYDLENQFVFLSRRGEETVHKFELKPENSELVGYLEDFFGIKLVLLQNSNGKLMDIPTQSSVTVISTATLQSLQNDLKDHTLEDLRLRFRANIEIEGVEAFWEEKLFQVPGVGVRFTVGEVEMIGVSPRARCNVPPRNPMNGETDKSFIKKMMRSRLSSLPKDSTLLHYGNTYQLTVNTYLSPDQKGKIMKVGDPVEIKETVTFK